A region of Oncorhynchus masou masou isolate Uvic2021 chromosome 29, UVic_Omas_1.1, whole genome shotgun sequence DNA encodes the following proteins:
- the LOC135521264 gene encoding RNA-binding protein 25-like translates to REREREREREREREREREREREREREREREREREREREREREREREREREREREREREREREREREREREREREREREREREREREREREREREREREREREREREREREREREREREREREREREREREREREREREREREREREREREREREREREREREREREREREREREREREREREREREREREREREREREREQKREREREREREREREREREREREREKKDDV, encoded by the exons agagagagagagagagagagagagagagagagagagagagagagagagagagagagagagagagagagagagagagagagagagagagagagagagagagagagagagagagagagagagagagagagagagagagagagagagagagagagagagagagagagagagagagagagagagagagagagagagagagagagagagagagagagagagagagagagagagagagagagagagagagagagagagagagagagagagagagagagagagagagagagagagagagagagagagagagagagagagagagagagagagagagagagagagagagagagagagagagagagagagagagagagagagagagagagagagagagagagagagagagagagagagagagagagagagagagagagagagagagagagagagagagagagagagagagagagagagagagagagagagagagagagagagagagagagagagagagagagagagagagagagagagagagagagagagagagagagagagagagagagagagagagagagagagagagagagagagagagagagagagcaaaagagagagagagaaagagagagagagagagagagagagagagagagagagagagagagagagagagagagagagaagaaaga TGATGTCTGA